The sequence GGTCCTGCGCTGGCCACTGCCATCTTCGTGGGCATCCCCGAGCTGCTGCGGGTGGCCAGCATGTGGAGGCTGGTGGCATACGGGGCCCTACTGGTCGCCATTATGGTGTTTCGCCCCCAGGGCCTGCTGGGATACCGTGAGCTCACCTGGAAGACCGTCGGCATCCCCCTGCGCGTGGGCGGTCCACCCGGCGGCCGGGAGCCCGTTTCCGACTCTGTCCTGCCCGCATATGGTGGGGGACCAGACCAGCCTGCGTCCGCCGATCCCGTTCTCAAGCTGACGGGGGTGAGCAAGCACTTCGGCGGGGTGGTGGCCTGCGACCGCCTCAACATGGAATTGGGCCGGGGGGAGATCCTGGGATTGATCGGGCCCAATGGGGCGGGCAAGACCACGGTGTTCAACCTGATCACGGGGGTCTACCCGGTGTCGGAGGGGGAGATCGCTTTCGAAGGCCGGAGCATCGGGGGATTGCGGCCCGACCGCATCGCCCGCGCCGGCATAGCACGCACATTCCAAAACATCCGCCTCTTCCGCAACCTCACGGTGCTGGACAACGTGCTCATGCCCATCGGCCACCCCCCGGGCTACACCCTGCTGGACGCACTCCTGCGGACGCCGCGCTGCTTAAGACGCGAGGCGGAGTTGCGGCGGCATGCTCTGGCCCTGCTCGCCCGGGTGGGACTTGAAGGTTACGCGCAGCAGCGTTCCGACAGCCTGCCCTATGGCCTGCAGCGACGGCTCGAGATTGCGCGGGCGCTGGCGTTGCGGCCGCGCGTACTCCTCCTCGACGAACCGGCCGCCGGCATGAACCCGGAAGAGAGCCGGACGCTGGTCGCCACGGTCCGGTCCATCCACAGGTCCTTCGGCCTCAGCACCATCCTGATCGAGCACCACATGGACGTGGTCACGGACCTGTGCGACCGTATAGTGGTGCTCAACTTCGGTGCGGTGCTGGCGGAAGGGACGCCGGACGCCATCCAGCAGAATCCGCTCGTACTCAAGGCGTATCTGGGGGAGGCAGGGGCACGTGCTGGTGGTTGAGGACCTGCATGTTTCCTATGGAGAGATCCGCGCCCTGCGTGGAGTTTCCCTGCGGGTTGAGCGGGGAGAAATCGTGTGCCTGCTGGGGGCCAACGGGGCGGGGAAGTCCACCCTGATGTGGACTCTCGCCGGAGTGCTCAGGCCCAGGGCCGGCCGCGTCCTCTTCCTGGGCCGGCCCCTGCCCGGGTGCCCCCACGAGGTCCTCGGCCGCGGCGTGTGCCTGGTACCGGAGCGGCGGCGCCTGTACGCCAACCTGACGGTGAGCGAGAACCTGCTCATGGGTGCTTTCCTGCGGCGCGACCGGGCGGGCATATCCCGCGACATGGAGGCGATGTTCGAATTGTTTCCCGTCCTCAGGGAGCGGCGGCGCCAGTACGCCGGCACCCTCTCCGGGGGAGAGCAGCAGATGCTCGCCATCGCGCGCGGGCTGATGAGCAGACCCCAACTGCTCTTGCTGGACGAGCCCTCACTCGGGCTGGCCCCCATCATGATGGACACCCTGTTTGACGCCATTGCCCGGGTGCGGGAGCAGGGCACCACGGTCCTGCTGGCGGAGCAAAATGCCCTGCGTGCGCTGGAGATAGCGGACCGGGGCTACGTGCTCGACACGGGGGTCACCACTATTTCGGGACCGGCCCGCGCGCTGCTGGATGACCCCCGGGTGCGGGAGGCTTACCTCGGCGTCCGCCGTTCTTCCTGACAGGCTGTCCGGGAGGGGGGTACCGGCGGAGAACGGGCTGGACAGCGTGCGGTAGTACAGCAACCCCTTTCATGGTCAGCCACCTCTCAGCCTCAGCGCCAGCATCAAGAGGAGCAGGGAGATCAGGGAGGCTGCCCCTGCCAGCACGAACGCGACTTCAAGGCCCACAGCGGAGATCACGGCACCCCACAGCAGGGGACCCACCGCCCAGAAGGCGCTGCGGAGGGTGTTCAAGAACGAGAGAGCGGTGGCCCGTTCCTCGTTGATCTGCTCGTTCTCCAGGAGGGTGATGCCGCTGCCCCTGAAGTAGCCGCAGGCCACCGCCACGATCACCAGGGCCACGAAGGCCCCGGCCCCGGGGGCCAAGGGCATCAGCAAGAAAGCCAGCGCGGACAAGAGCGTGGGATAGAGGATGAACTTGCGATAGTCGGTGGCCTTCATCCTGGAGATGCAGAGTCCGGCTATCGCCGCGGCCAGTGAGGCAACGCCGAAGGCCAGGGCCGTGTTCCTCAGGTCTACGCCGAACTTCCGCACGAGGTAGGTGATCCACCAGGCGGTGGTAATCCAGATGGGAAGGGTGATGAAGAAGCTCTGGGCTGCCGTGATCCAGAGAACGCGGCTCTCCAGAAACTGGCGGAACCCGACCTTGAGGATCTCCAGCCATCCCCTGCGGCGCTGGCTGCCGTAGTTCTCTGGGAAGCTCAGGATAAACAGACCGTTGGCCAGGACGATAAGGCCGGTCAAGGCGATGGGGAGGCGCAGGCTGCTCAGGCTGGCCAGAGCGTAAGCCGCTGCCATACCCAGCATGGTGAGCGGGACGGAGCAAAGGTAGAGCCCAGCGAAAGCCTGCCGCATGCCCTCCTGGCCGACGTTATCGTACAGCCAGGCCTCGCGCGCCCCGCTGGCGAAGGCGTAAGAAGTCCCCATGAGCACAGCAGTGAGCAGCGCAGGGCCCAGGGCAGAGACCGAGCTGAGCCAGAGCATGCCCAGCCCGTAAGAGAACATTGCCAGGGCCCAGGAAAGCCGCCGGCCCAGCCGGTCTGCAAAGGCTCCAGACAGGTAGTCGACGGCGAAGGTGACTGCTGAGGCCAGGGCTACAAAGAAGCCGAATTGTGTGGGGGCGAGGTCGAGCCCCCGGTCTGTGGTCATGAACTGGAGGTAGTATGGATCGAGGATCTTGAAGGCGAAAAACTCCAGGAGACCCACCGCGAGGACATACCGCCAGATGTAGTACCGCCCGGGCAGGGCCTGGCTGATCGGCTGTTGTGTTATGCTTCATCCCTCCCAGGTTTTCCTTCGGTACACGCGAGGGAAACACCCTGAGTTCCGGTGCTTATCCAAGAGGCAGTTGCCACGCAACTGGGGCTGTCTCGAACAGGGCATCAAGAAGCCCTTCTCTGCCCGGGAACTTGCGGGCCAGTACTTCCGTCGCTTCCACCAGCAGGTAATCGTTAACCACCAGAGTATGGCTCGTTCGAATAACTTCCAACAACCGGCGCTCGGGCCCACGGAAAACCATGCCGGAGATCAGCACGTTGGTATCCAGCATCACCCGCATGGGCTATTCTCCGTAAAGCCTCTTGATCAACTGCTCCCGTACAGCAGCAACTTCCCGCTCGATATCCTCCCTGGTGTAGCCCTTCTCGCGGGCTTCGGTCTCCAGCACGTCCAGCAGGGTGTCCAGGGGAGAAACCGGCTCAAAAACCACCCTGCCGCCGTCCGTGTACACCCGTAGTTTGGTCTTGGGCGTGAGACGCAGAGCGTCCCTGATGCGCTTAGGGATGGTCACCTGGCCACGAGGGGTCGGAGAGACAAGTTCCATGGACGACACTCCCGGGCTCCCGCGTTCTGCAGATAATCTATCATGGATTCTTACCGTAAGCAATAAGACCCATCCGACGGGCAAAGTACCGGAAGCGCACGCCCAACTCGATCAACCTTCTTGCCCAGGTCCTTGACTGCCTGGACGACCCTGGCAAAATCGCCGTCACCACTGACCAACACGGCTATGTCGTAGTGATCCTATAATCCCGAGACAGCATGTCGACGGCCAGGGATACATCCACTCCCTTTTCCACTAATTCCCCACTACGGTCCTGCTGCAGGTCCAGGTCCGTGCGGCCCACGAAGTCCTTAAGGGCGTGGTACAGGTTGCTGCCGTCGATGAATACCATCACCGCTTCAATGTCAAACCCCCCAAGAGGCCCGCGCACCCAAGGGCGAGAGGCCCAGCAGACCGTGGCCGTGCCTCAGGACTTGGTTGATCGGCTGAACGCTCCGGTTGCCTCCCCCAACCGTCAATCTGAGGTGGGCACGCCAGGCGTGGACACGTTAGGAGTGAACCTGCCCCGGCCCGGTACAGTCATCTTCGCCCGGTATTCCTGACAGAGGCGTTCAAGCGCCTTCACGTACGGCCCGTCCCTGTCAACGGCGCTCCTGGGGAGGAGGGCCGGGAGCCTGGCCACCATGCCGTCCAGGGACAGGTCGTCCGCCGTAATCACAACCAGTTCGATGCCTTTCTCACCACTGAGCCCCTTCTTCAAGAGATCCCTGACTCGCAGCTCCCTGAACGCCTGCTCGTCCGGGTACGATGCAGTGGGTCCATAGTGCTGGGGTCCGTTGAATTCGAACGCCACACCGTCGAGGTAATATCTGTCGAACTCAAGGGATTCCCCCGAGAGAGGGTTGCTCAGAAACCCTGGCCTGGCGTTATCCACGTAGTTGTCGCTGGCCACAAGGAGGTCGAGCCAGCATTTCATGAGGTACTCGCCCTTGTGCTGCGACATGGCTACCAGCTCGGCAAGGTGCTTGGCCAACTGTTCCTGCACCGCGTCGGGAATCACCGGAACCGGCATCGTTTCGCGCCCGGAACGGATGAGCTTCATCCAACCACTGCGCGCCATCTCCGCGCACAGCCTCGCGGTGTGCCGCGGG comes from Bacillota bacterium and encodes:
- a CDS encoding MFS transporter, translated to MGLLEFFAFKILDPYYLQFMTTDRGLDLAPTQFGFFVALASAVTFAVDYLSGAFADRLGRRLSWALAMFSYGLGMLWLSSVSALGPALLTAVLMGTSYAFASGAREAWLYDNVGQEGMRQAFAGLYLCSVPLTMLGMAAAYALASLSSLRLPIALTGLIVLANGLFILSFPENYGSQRRRGWLEILKVGFRQFLESRVLWITAAQSFFITLPIWITTAWWITYLVRKFGVDLRNTALAFGVASLAAAIAGLCISRMKATDYRKFILYPTLLSALAFLLMPLAPGAGAFVALVIVAVACGYFRGSGITLLENEQINEERATALSFLNTLRSAFWAVGPLLWGAVISAVGLEVAFVLAGAASLISLLLLMLALRLRGG
- a CDS encoding branched-chain amino acid ABC transporter ATP-binding protein/permease; amino-acid sequence: MSEYLTGVLTVICINVVATTGLAVFTGFTGLFSLGHAAFVAIGAYTAGILTYFYHGPYPLALLAGALNAAAAGLLIGYPTLRAKLRSDYFAIATLGFGEAVRVLLENLDITQGARGLPGIAHYTSLPVAAASAAFVLLMARNLLSSHFGREAVAVREDHVAAEIMGVDVMRARMRSLLFSAAAAGFSGGLFAHYFNFIQPAMFTSVLSTQLTAAVVCGGMGSLTGPALATAIFVGIPELLRVASMWRLVAYGALLVAIMVFRPQGLLGYRELTWKTVGIPLRVGGPPGGREPVSDSVLPAYGGGPDQPASADPVLKLTGVSKHFGGVVACDRLNMELGRGEILGLIGPNGAGKTTVFNLITGVYPVSEGEIAFEGRSIGGLRPDRIARAGIARTFQNIRLFRNLTVLDNVLMPIGHPPGYTLLDALLRTPRCLRREAELRRHALALLARVGLEGYAQQRSDSLPYGLQRRLEIARALALRPRVLLLDEPAAGMNPEESRTLVATVRSIHRSFGLSTILIEHHMDVVTDLCDRIVVLNFGAVLAEGTPDAIQQNPLVLKAYLGEAGARAGG
- a CDS encoding NYN domain-containing protein, whose product is MLVSGDGDFARVVQAVKDLGKKVDRVGRALPVLCPSDGSYCLR
- a CDS encoding AbrB/MazE/SpoVT family DNA-binding domain-containing protein; the protein is MELVSPTPRGQVTIPKRIRDALRLTPKTKLRVYTDGGRVVFEPVSPLDTLLDVLETEAREKGYTREDIEREVAAVREQLIKRLYGE
- a CDS encoding ABC transporter ATP-binding protein; the encoded protein is MLVVEDLHVSYGEIRALRGVSLRVERGEIVCLLGANGAGKSTLMWTLAGVLRPRAGRVLFLGRPLPGCPHEVLGRGVCLVPERRRLYANLTVSENLLMGAFLRRDRAGISRDMEAMFELFPVLRERRRQYAGTLSGGEQQMLAIARGLMSRPQLLLLDEPSLGLAPIMMDTLFDAIARVREQGTTVLLAEQNALRALEIADRGYVLDTGVTTISGPARALLDDPRVREAYLGVRRSS
- a CDS encoding PIN domain-containing protein translates to MRVMLDTNVLISGMVFRGPERRLLEVIRTSHTLVVNDYLLVEATEVLARKFPGREGLLDALFETAPVAWQLPLG